Within the Longimicrobiaceae bacterium genome, the region TCCGCGCCGAGCCGGGCAAGACCCTTCGCATTCCGTCGCTCGACGTGGAGCCGGGGCAGACGGTGACCTTCGACGACGTGCTGCTGGGCGCCAACGACGACACCATCAAGGTCGGCGTGCCCACGGTCTCCGGTGCGGCTGTCACGGCCGACGTGGTCCGGCACGGCAAGGACGACAAGATCGTCATCTTCAAGCACAAGCGCCGCAAGAACTACCGCCGGAAGCAGGGCCACCGGCAGAAGTTCACTGAAGTGCGCGTCAACGAGATCAACCTCGGCTAAGGGAGCGCACTCATGGCTCACAAAAAGGGCGGCGGTTCTACCCGCAACGGCCGCGACTCGAACGCCCAGCGGCTCGGCGTGAAGAAGTTCGGCGGCGAGAAGGTCCTCGCCGGCAACATCATCATGCGCCAGCGCGGCACCAAGATCCATCCGGGCAGCAACGTGGCCCGCGCCAAGGACGACACCCTGTTCGCCCTGGTCGACGGTACCGTTCAGTTCGGCCGCAAGGACAAGAAGCGCAAGCTGGTGAACGTGGTCCCCTTCGAGCTGGCCGCCGTCACCGACGTCGCCGCCGACTGAGGCCCGCACCGCGGCTCACC harbors:
- the rplU gene encoding 50S ribosomal protein L21, which produces MYAIIRTGGKQFRAEPGKTLRIPSLDVEPGQTVTFDDVLLGANDDTIKVGVPTVSGAAVTADVVRHGKDDKIVIFKHKRRKNYRRKQGHRQKFTEVRVNEINLG
- the rpmA gene encoding 50S ribosomal protein L27, coding for MAHKKGGGSTRNGRDSNAQRLGVKKFGGEKVLAGNIIMRQRGTKIHPGSNVARAKDDTLFALVDGTVQFGRKDKKRKLVNVVPFELAAVTDVAAD